The nucleotide window GCGtttcaaactcttcaaaaggCGAAAGTAATGAGGGCGGCGGCGCAGGGAATGCCATATTACATTTTGTATGTACTGCAGCAGGTTTCTGTTTTGTCCTAATGTATGGCACTTTTAGATTTTCAGCCATTGCAACCTCCATGTCAGCTGGAGTAACCGCGGTTGGTAGGTTGTTTGAACTTAATGGTGAGAAGATATCATAAAAGCTATGATTTTCGGTAGCAGAAGCAGACAAAGGCTCTGCAAAGTCAGTGCTGGTTTGAAGTTTGGAAGTTTGTGATGATTTGCGAACTGATCGAGCATTGGCAATTGGCGTTGGAGGTATGTGTATATCAGCCATTTCGGGAAAGAGCTCTCTGAAAAGACTCGCAAAGCCTGGACGCTTGCAATGCTCAGGAGATACCACATGCTTCTTGAAGGCAGAACTAGATTCGCACATGGTTCCAATGAAATCTTCCGCGTCTCCATCCTTccaaattgttgatattttagCTTTCGTGCCCCTCAAGAATAAACTGTCATTCCGAAGGCTCTCAAGAGACTGTGATCTCAGACCAAGATCAAATTTCATGAAATTTAAATTAGATTCTCCCTTTATAAACCCCTCGTTATTTACCTGGTTGATGAACTCCATTGGGAAACAAACTGGAATAATCACAATGTCTATTTTTGGAATGATAAATTTCGATATGTTAGAGCAGCTCTCATAAAATAGacatttttgcaaaacGTGCCATTgatcaaactcttcaaaagcatcACTTGGTCTCAGAtccaaaatcaattttttcacctcCTCCAGCAGAGGTGACCTAAACTTATCGAAGTTTGAGTAAAGCTCTTTCCTCGTCTGTCTTAAGACGTCACTATTACTCATTGGGAGAGCCATGTCGACCTGTGAGTCTTTATCATCCGCAAATTTGGTCACATATAGCGTAGGACATCTCTTGATCACATCATACTGATTCACCATCTGTTGCACAGATATGGCTAGTTTAAACAAAAAATCTACATCCTTTATGCAATCTTTTACGTCCTCTGGTCGAAGTGCTTGCACTGCCTCAACcgtcttttcaattttttgaagctcCCGCAGTCTTTCTTCAACCGTTTCAAGCCCGTTATAATGTAACAGATGTAGGTAACTGTTGCCGAAGCTTTTGTTTATGCTGCTGAACCTTTGAAGGCCTGAGTAGTCAACGAACATTGTTCCCATAGTGTACTATTAGCTCATAACCTATGGGACAGCAAAGAAAGTACTTTGAATCCCTCAATGCACACAGgatttatttattattataACCTTGACAGAATGAATAATATTTGTGACACAAAACCAAAATaattaaaaatatttgCTGACGCCGGTTTTAAACTCGCTGTCGCTGCCACATCGTAATTTAACGCGATCTGCGCGCTGGTAACTCTAGTGGATATTGGAAGCGTTTTGAGATGGCATTCGGTCTTCAATTAAATGTGTTGATCCCTCTGGAAACAAACTATCGGCTACCAGGTGTGCATAAGACAGGCTTCATTCTAGAGTGATCGCTCATTGTGTGCTCGTTATGCCCAATCCATTCTGTTCATCACTTTTGACGCAACGCAATAGTAGGAGAGTCATCCTCTGACATAGTCATCGGAGGATGAATGAATACAAAAGAACACTCAGGATATTTTGCCACGCACAGATGTTTCACAAAGAGTGCTGCAAAACACGTCGTCGATACTTGATtcgaggaagaagaagtatAAATAAGAGTATTAAGGCTTCCTGTAAATTGCATTGAGGATTTTTCGAACTTCCATATTACAGTTTCACCGTCGTATTTGGCAGTCGCTCTTTAACTAAAGGATGAGTAAAGTTTTCAGGTTCTATCAGGAATCTTTGAGGAAGCATCCAAAGAAGACCAATGCAGTCATGACAGGAAGTCTCTTTGGTGCTGGCGATATCATTGCACAGATTTTCTTCCCCAGCAAGGAGGGTGACGGAAAATACGACTACATGAGAACAACTAGATCTGTAGTCTATGGTTCGATGGtattttcatttattgGCGATAAATGGTTTAGGTTTGTTAATAATAAACTTGTCCTTCCCAGAACGGCACCTTCACACTGGACCAATACCATATATCGGGTTACTGTCGATCAACTATTATTTGCGCCGGCTTTGATACCACTTTATTTTGGATCACTCACGCTTATGGAAGGTAAGTCACTCAGTGTTGCCAAGCATAAGATAGACGAAAGATGGTGGGAAACTCTGAGAAACAGTTGGTTCGTTTGGCCGCCTTTCCAATTGTTGAATTTCTCATTAGTTCCAGTTCAGCATAGATTATTGGCAGCAAATTGTCTGGCCATCTTCTGGAACACCTATTTGTCATATAAGAACTCCGTAGCATTATCGGAGGATGACAAGGTGAAAGTTAATTATCCACCCATAGTTGAATAGAATTAGATTCATATTGTATATTTATTTGCGTAAAAAAAGCTGCTACTGCTTATTTGAATTAAGTTTATGAGCCTGAGTAGCTGAAGGGAATGGTACTTGGACAAGGGAAAACTTGCTCAACACTTGCTCTGGCTTTTTGAGCTTTTCTACTCTGATTTTGGTGGTTTCCTTGTTGaaaatctcttttcacGGAAATCTTCATATTAAGTTTGTCAGAGACGTCAAGATGATCAATCTTAACAGACTGAGAAAGTAAATAAATCTCTAGAATACATCTACTGTGTGGTACTTTAATACCTCGAGAATTTGcattccattttttgatgataagGCTATTGTCACCCCAACTTGGAAGATTAAACGTCTCTTCATGTCGATTTGCGAGTTCATCAACATCGAGGTTGGGTAGacagaaaataataaaatgGTCTAGGGGCAAAATCGTGTTTGGAACCATCGTAGGTGCAGGCTTTATCGCATATGAAACAAACGATAATGCCCATAATTTGTTGAGGCATCTCTTTCTTACATCGAAACGAATTGGCGTTGTCTCCTTAGCAACGATACGGTGTTTCCACCAGTACAAGAAAACTTTGGATGCAACCTACGAGACTCCAGAGGCCAGAAGTGAAGCATTGAGAGCTTGCCATCAGTTCTGTGCAACTGTAACGCTGCATGCACTAGAATCCAACCGTGGTATCTTCATTAAATTAGGACAGCATATCGGAGCACTAACGTACTTATTACCACCGGAATGGACGGAGACCATGGTGCCATTGCAGGATCAATGCCCCCAATCCACTATGGAGGAGATAAATTACATGTTCAAGCAGGACCTAAAAACAGATATAGATGAGATGTTCTCGGAATTTGATCCAAACCCCATTGGCGTCGCATCTCTGGCGCAAGTTCATGTAGCAAGACTTCGAGATACACAAGAAAGAGTAGCTGTAAAGTGTCAACATCCAACTCTGAAAGAATTCGTTCCCTTGGATGTCATGTTAACTCAAACAGTATTCAATCTTATGGATATTGTTTTCCCAGATTATCCACTGGTTTGGCTGGGGGATGAATTGCAGTCGTCTATATTCGTTGAGCTAGACTT belongs to Zygotorulaspora mrakii chromosome 1, complete sequence and includes:
- a CDS encoding uncharacterized protein (ancestral locus Anc_1.385), producing the protein MGTMFVDYSGLQRFSSINKSFGNSYLHLLHYNGLETVEERLRELQKIEKTVEAVQALRPEDVKDCIKDVDFLFKLAISVQQMVNQYDVIKRCPTLYVTKFADDKDSQVDMALPMSNSDVLRQTRKELYSNFDKFRSPLLEEVKKLILDLRPSDAFEEFDQWHVLQKCLFYESCSNISKFIIPKIDIVIIPVCFPMEFINQVNNEGFIKGESNLNFMKFDLGLRSQSLESLRNDSLFLRGTKAKISTIWKDGDAEDFIGTMCESSSAFKKHVVSPEHCKRPGFASLFRELFPEMADIHIPPTPIANARSVRKSSQTSKLQTSTDFAEPLSASATENHSFYDIFSPLSSNNLPTAVTPADMEVAMAENLKVPYIRTKQKPAAVHTKCNMAFPAPPPSLLSPFEEFETHSGIDQHSLRGKLKSIITRAKHRNQSQRERRTCEFDTIGSFAEFQTQTWNEMTSKKFLKFKYKKFKRNCHYLRDIAKQCFEDLQDASSI
- the SYM1 gene encoding ethanol metabolism protein (similar to Saccharomyces cerevisiae SYM1 (YLR251W); ancestral locus Anc_1.384), with the translated sequence MSKVFRFYQESLRKHPKKTNAVMTGSLFGAGDIIAQIFFPSKEGDGKYDYMRTTRSVVYGSMVFSFIGDKWFRFVNNKLVLPRTAPSHWTNTIYRVTVDQLLFAPALIPLYFGSLTLMEGKSLSVAKHKIDERWWETLRNSWFVWPPFQLLNFSLVPVQHRLLAANCLAIFWNTYLSYKNSVALSEDDKVKVNYPPIVE